CCCTTAGCTTCTTGTCTAAATTTTGCCCAGAAGCAGGTTATCATGACAAGTTAATTCTGAAGATCTAATGCTTTTGGCAGGAAATAAATGCTTAAATTAAATCAGTTTTGATCAGAGATTAGTGACAATGAACATTTACATACTAACCTAAGCTTTTAAATGTGATAATTGATGCAGGAGATGACTGCGTTTCGATACAAACAGGATGCTCAAATGTATACATTCACAATGTGAATTGTGGACCGGGACATGGAATCAGCATTGGAAGCTTGGGAAAGGATAATACAAAAGCCTGTGTCTCAAACATCACTGTCCGTGATATCATGATGCATAACACAATGAACGGTGTCAGAATAAAGACATGGCAGGTAAGCTTACAATCTTCACTTCCACATCATAAACGTACATCAAGTTTGGAAGAGAGCAATCACAAACATGGTCTAGGTAAATGAGCTAATGAACTGGCTTTTAATTAAATCCAAACCATAACTCGTTAACAAGATGTCTTCAGATAATATATATCGCAAGCCACCAACAAACTCAAGTACATGATTttggtaaaatgaaaaaaagaagacagcgaaaatcatgaaaaagagAGATAGGTGaacaaaaattaagataaactaaaattcatcaaacataATAGTATTAGTGGGtgaaaaacattttttagaataattacattttaaaaggaaatttagataaaatttaaaaatgtaaaagtagttttaaacaattaattatgttttagtagTTACTTATGAAACATTAAAAGACTTAAATACCCTTTATTTTTGATTGCGAtattaatttaggttttaagtaatttacatGACCTAGTTGAAATCAAGTTAGCTATGCAACAAACTCAATCAACAGCTTTATAATAGTATAGATTATTTGACTAGATAATCAAATCCATATACCACCCCCACCCAAATTCAAATTATACAGACACTAAAAGTAAAATGACTGATCAAATGCAATCTATTACAACTAATTCAAGTTTTCCCcgaatttaaaattagttatccGTGTTGTTTACATGTATGTCCGAGGTTTGCCACAACAAAGTTgacatttaaattattcaacaCTAGTTTACCTCCATTCCAAGAAATAATCCTATTCCAAACTTAACATACAGGATTTGACAATTTCCAAcaagtttgattattttgaattttcactTTCCTATTAATTGGTCCAGTAGACCTAAAACTCCTGTCCATTCCCATTGCTAAGGAAAAAGAATCAATTTAATTTCCTAACGTTCTAAGTTCTTATATGAATCTAGATGGCTAGTAAGCAGTTTCTTGTATATTACTTCAAATTACATCTGCAGGGTGGATCAGGCAATGTTCAAGGGGTTCTATTCTCAAACATTCAAGTTTCTGAGGTCCAGCTTCCAATTGTGATCGATCAATTCTATTGTGACAAAAGAACATGTAAGAACCAAACAGCAGCAGTCGCTCTATCAGGAATTACCTACGAAAAAATAAGAGGAACATACACGGTAAAACCTGTGCACTTGGCCTGTAGTGACAGCCTTCCATGTATAGGGGTGACTTTATCTGCCATTCAGCTAAAGCCAATGCAGGAACGCTACCACCTATACGATCCATTCTGTTGGCAAAGTTATGGAGAGTTGACCACTCCTACTGTCCCTCCAATTGCTTGTTTACAGATTGGCAAGCCACCAAATAACAGAGTCCAATCCAATTATGATGTGTGCTAAGCTTAATCTAGAGGTAATTTATGGTGTTTTAGCTTGTGTGGTCGGCATGGTTTTTCTGACCCCTTTCACACCATTCGTTTTTTATGTAAAGAGTGTAAATTTAGGTGTCATCCTATTCTATAGGCATTTTTCTTAGATGGGATTATTCCAGTTCAGGGTTCCCACTACGTAAGATTATACAGCTATGTTATTAGGTATAGTCCAATACGAGACTCTTTCGTTAAGGCAGATTATACACTAGATGTGCatcaataaatcaatatatagaTATTTGGTTCTTCGgatataagcacataaaagtCACTTATGTTGTTCCGACGCTTAAAAATACTTGCATTGGAAGTATATCAAACCATGAAAAGGAGATATGATCCTCGAATGACCCtctaaatacatgaaaaatttaaaataaatttaacgtTCTTATGTCAAACACTCCTAGACTGACTAATATAGACAGTCACTTAAAATACAAGCCACTAACTATGTTACCCGgaccttttatttttcctaaaatacCCATGTTGAATAACAACCTTTGACACATATTCAAACATGAATACGTAAGCATGAACctctaaacatatttaaaattttagaaaattttgaatatgcACAATTTGGGCACATATATCATATGCACTAGTAGAAGGCTCAAACATGCAGAAAAAAAGCATACAAATCTTATAAAGCAATAAGAAAGAACTGCACTCGAAGCAAGTTTGAAGCTCAAATGAGAAAAATCTGTCCTTAGAAACAAATTAGATACCGAAAGGCACaagctaaaaatgaattatcaataAAAACCAATATCGGCAGCTATGAATTGCAATAGTTTATCAGGGAACGCTGTGATTGGTAATCAGCTCTTTCAGCGGATAACTTGGATTTCTTTTCTGAAAATCTGTTACGTCAAGCAATATTCCATATAGAATTCAAGATCATTACAATTACTATGATTCTATCGTTAACCAGACcgattaaaaatcacttaaattaagaacaaaaaaaatggaattcaAGCAAGCAAACGATTCGGTGCATGCTTTTTAAACAAACAATTCAAGTAATATTTAAACATGATAATCATGCAAGTAATTATGGTACCTAAACAGAGATCGAGAAGAAGATCTGGCATCGTCTCGCAGTTTTTCCCTAGGTTTTTATTTCGACGACACCGATCCTTATAGAATTCAAGATCATTTCAACTATTATGATTCTATCATTAACCAGACCGATTCAAAATCACTTAAACTAAGGGGGAAAATAAAGAATTCAAGCAAGCAAACGATTCGGCGCATgctttttaaacaaaaaattaaagtaatatttaaacATGATAATTATGCAAGTAATTAGGGTACCTAAACAGAGGTCGAGAAGAAGATCCGGCATCGTCTCGCAGTTTTTCCTTCGACGCCACCGATCCTCCCCCACCCCTTAAAAATTCTACTGTTCTCCACAATTTCCGCAAACAATAGCAGAGATCCAAGTCGTTAATAACCATTTTAAGGAGCAGCATTTCTTGTTTATAGTACTGATTGGTGCGATGCTTTTCAGTGAATCCCGCCAATGTTCAAAATTCAAACCGCCCCTACTTGTAACTTCGGTAACTAATATTTCCCTTTGTAAATTTGCATTTTGAtcattaaactttaaacttttataaaatggtcactgaaatcatttaaactagaactttcgaatagtttagtgataattttgtaatcttttgaagttcaatgaccaaattgtaaacttactaatagtttgaTGACTTTagttgtagtttaccctttaaactattataaataaaaaatttaattttggcacTTTTCTCACTTAAACAAATTCGCGTTGGTCTCAATCTCTCTCTGGTTGGCCTAAATATTTCCCTTTGATACTCTTTCGTCCGTTTtggttcaaattcaaaattctcTCACGGGTTCCACTGCGATTATCTTCGAAGGTATTCAAATTTCTGTTTCGGTTTTGCTTTTCAATCTTTCAGGCAACaaccaaaaaaataagaatgtaAAGAAACCAATGCAATGCGATTTACGTGATTCTGTCTCTTTGATTTAGATGTTAGGCTTTGAAATTGTTTCATATCCCGTTTAAGCTAGTTGTTATAGCATGATTTTTGGCTTGAATTGCTTGTTCATCAGTTCATTTCTTGGCTTGCTTGTCGAATTATGAGAAATCTTGTTGGTTTCCTTTCTGATCTGAACATATCTGATGAATAAAAGATTGagtaactaaataaaaaaattaataattggataattaaaatagaaccAAAGCTTAGTTGGGTAACTCTATTCTTGTAGTTTACCcgataaattatattagatataatattatttaattattattgtttgtttttgaggaaatttaattattatttttgctgGTACTAGTAAAAGATTAGAAGGCTAAAACAGTGAGAGAGGGCCCAGCAATCAAAAATCAAATCGAATATTGCAGAGAAGAATAGAGAGGAAAGAGAAGGAAATGGCTTTAAATGGAAATGGTTGCTGTTGGATTCAGGAGCGTATTTTAAGTAGAAATGGATGTAGTGTGTTCCTCGCTCCCAGGAGTAGGTCCTCTGCTGTCATTTTGCCCCGCAAGTCAACCGCTCTCTCCTTTTCCTCTTCCTTTCAATTCCAAGGTTAtctttgtttattattttttttgaatcgcATGTCCTGCTTTTGGTGCTTCAATTAAAACTTGAATCTCAGTTTTGTTTAAGATTGTCTTGGAAATTTATAGGGTTGTCATCCTTCGATTTGATGCACGAGGTTGGGAAATTCTCTAGGGTTGTTTTCTCTTTCGTTCTGGGAATTCATAGAATTTGTTTTCGAAATGGAAAATTTCACTCTTCAGCACTAAGAAACTAAAAGGAAAGAGAAATGTGGGATTTGGATTTATACTTTCTTAGTGATTGAGGTTAGCTCAAGTAAGTTATGGCAGTAACGAAACCAATTACCTTGACCCTTATCTTCACGTTTTCAAACATCTACAGTTTTGTTTTCGTAGACTTGCAAttggtatttgaatttataGGAAACAGAGTAAATAATTGGCTCcgaaatttattaattgttttctCCGAAACTCGGTATATTACAGTGGAAAGTGAAGAGAGCATTTGCTTTGGATTATTGGatataattactaatatatattgataaaatCAGGATTTGTGGTGGATAGGAAGCAGAGCTCCTCCTCTATGCAAACGGCTGCAGTCCGCCATTTGGTGGGATCTGTTACCAAAACTCAAGGCCTTCGCTTTGCTGTGGtcagttttttatttaattgtcaTCTGCAACTACAAAGTCAAAGATTGACTTTGCCTtccttttttttgtgtgttcaattgttttcatactattatgttattacaatggtaattgttttcttcttcaattttttattacattgtCAAAGGTTGTCGCTCGTTTCAATGAGATTGTGACAAGGCAGCTCTTGGAGGGCGCTCTGGACACTTTCAGAAAGTATTCAGTTAATGAAGAAGACATTGATGTGTGTAACAACCACAAACCACCCTTCTACTTAATTTACTAAAGTAAAAGCTGTCTCATATCTCTATCTCGAGTTAGACGTCTGCTTTTTCTTTGAATCTATCTACATGTCTGAGCTTTCTCTTCTGCTATGGCTGCAAATTCTAACAATTATTTAGACAATTGCAGCTCAAAAGACAAGGATATAGGAGTAGGGTATCTCTGCCGTTCTCATTTGATGGCAATGCTATCAAAGTCTTTTTCTTCTATGATTCATGATTTGCTCTGTATATCATCTTACTTATTACAAGCCCTTTTTCAGCATATGAATCTTTTGACCAAGTCcttcaattaatatttagacAATGCTTAGCCAACTTTTTGGATGGCTTGATCAATTCTTCACTTTCTTATCAGGTTGTTTGGGTCCCGGGTAGTTTTGAAATAGGTATTGTTGCAGAAAGGCTGGGCAAGTCTCGAAATTATCATGCAATTTTATGTATCGGAGCTGTGGTATGGTTTCTTTCATCTTTCTTGGAAATCTTCTCATATAACTTTTTATCTGCTTGTGGGGGGTCTTTTCTGAGTACATTTTGCTGGATTTTATTAATTCTGCCAACAGATAAGAGGAGATACTACTCACTATGATGCCGTGGCTAATTCTGTTGCATCTGGGGTGCTTT
The sequence above is a segment of the Gossypium raimondii isolate GPD5lz chromosome 4, ASM2569854v1, whole genome shotgun sequence genome. Coding sequences within it:
- the LOC105780387 gene encoding 6,7-dimethyl-8-ribityllumazine synthase, chloroplastic, translating into MALNGNGCCWIQERILSRNGCSVFLAPRSRSSAVILPRKSTALSFSSSFQFQGFVVDRKQSSSSMQTAAVRHLVGSVTKTQGLRFAVVVARFNEIVTRQLLEGALDTFRKYSVNEEDIDVVWVPGSFEIGIVAERLGKSRNYHAILCIGAVIRGDTTHYDAVANSVASGVLSAGLNSGVPCIFGVLTCEDMDQALNRAGGKSGNKGAECALTAIEMASLFDHHLK